Proteins encoded together in one Thermococcus gammatolerans EJ3 window:
- the cyaB gene encoding class IV adenylate cyclase: MIEVELKGYADDSVFERVREEFRLIRREYHEDTYYQHPCRDFSKTDEALRIRIRRFNGHFEAFLTYKGPKIDSVSKTREEIEVQINDPDEHARILEALGFTEVLTVEKIREKYYVEKGITLTLDEVEGLGKFVEVEALTEDKRKVPELVEKLKKILFDLGVTRFERRSYLELLLGRAEDETP, translated from the coding sequence GTGATTGAAGTTGAGCTGAAGGGCTACGCGGACGATTCCGTGTTTGAGAGAGTTCGTGAGGAGTTTAGACTAATAAGGAGGGAGTACCACGAGGACACCTATTACCAGCATCCCTGCAGGGACTTCTCAAAAACGGACGAAGCATTGAGAATCAGAATAAGGCGTTTCAACGGCCACTTCGAGGCGTTTTTAACCTACAAGGGACCCAAGATTGACTCAGTTTCGAAGACCAGGGAGGAGATAGAGGTTCAAATAAACGATCCCGATGAACACGCCCGCATTTTAGAGGCCCTGGGCTTCACGGAGGTTCTGACCGTTGAAAAGATCCGGGAGAAGTATTACGTCGAGAAGGGCATTACGCTGACCCTCGACGAGGTTGAAGGGCTCGGTAAGTTCGTCGAGGTTGAAGCCCTAACCGAGGATAAAAGGAAGGTCCCCGAACTCGTTGAGAAGCTGAAGAAGATCCTCTTTGATCTCGGGGTTACGCGCTTTGAGAGGCGCTCCTACCTTGAGCTACTCCTCGGGAGAGCTGAGGATGAAACCCCTTGA
- a CDS encoding archaemetzincin family Zn-dependent metalloprotease has product MIAIVSIGPVEKWLIEGILDFVGYYYSRFNLKVKFSGNLPGEPFSVALHPSRGQYLGRVFLPTLAALRRKIGATAILGVTDLDLYEEGLNFIFGLANRSLRSALISTRRLRNEFYGLPPDDDLLLERAIKEAMHELGHVFGLEHCPNPRCVMHFSNSIHDTDVKGPLYCPRCEGKLKGNLRKLGVLS; this is encoded by the coding sequence ATGATAGCGATCGTTTCTATCGGCCCGGTTGAGAAATGGCTTATAGAGGGGATCCTCGATTTCGTGGGCTATTACTACTCACGCTTTAACCTCAAGGTCAAGTTTTCAGGCAATCTTCCCGGGGAACCCTTCTCCGTTGCGCTCCATCCATCCAGGGGCCAGTACCTCGGGAGGGTATTCCTTCCCACACTCGCCGCCCTGAGGCGAAAAATAGGGGCAACGGCCATACTGGGGGTCACCGATCTCGACCTCTATGAGGAAGGCCTAAACTTCATCTTCGGGCTCGCCAACCGCTCCCTCAGGAGTGCCCTAATCTCCACCCGGAGGTTGAGAAACGAGTTCTATGGCCTGCCTCCTGACGATGATCTCCTCCTTGAAAGGGCCATAAAAGAGGCGATGCACGAGCTGGGTCACGTCTTCGGTCTGGAGCACTGTCCCAATCCGAGGTGCGTTATGCACTTCTCAAACTCCATCCACGACACAGATGTCAAAGGGCCCCTCTACTGCCCAAGGTGTGAGGGTAAACTCAAGGGGAACCTCAGAAAACTGGGGGTGTTGTCGTGA
- a CDS encoding lysyl aminopeptidase, which yields MVNLELLKKIVEAPGVSGYEFLGIRDVVMEELKPYVDEIKVDKLGNVIAHKKGSGPKIMIAAHMDKIGVMVNHIDKEGYLHIVPVGGVDPRTLVAQRIRFFTEKGERFGVVGHIPPHLQKPEDRKKAANWDTIVVDVGAEGKEEAEEMGFRVGTVGEFAPAFTQLNENRIATPYLDDRVCLYAMIEAAKAVENHEADIYFVASVQEEVGLRGARVASYAIDPEIGIAMDVTFAKQVGDKGKIVPKLGGGPVMDVGPNINPKVRAFADEVAKKYNIPLQVEASPRPTGTDANIMQINREGVATAVLSIPIRYMHSQVETADLRDIDKTIEFAKHFLEELRPMNLIP from the coding sequence ATGGTGAACCTCGAACTGCTCAAGAAGATCGTTGAGGCCCCCGGCGTTTCTGGCTATGAGTTCCTCGGAATAAGGGACGTCGTTATGGAGGAGCTCAAGCCCTATGTCGACGAGATCAAAGTGGACAAGCTCGGAAACGTTATAGCTCACAAGAAGGGCAGCGGGCCAAAGATCATGATCGCCGCCCACATGGACAAGATAGGTGTCATGGTCAACCACATAGACAAGGAGGGCTACCTTCACATCGTTCCAGTCGGTGGCGTTGACCCCAGAACCCTCGTTGCCCAGAGGATAAGGTTTTTCACAGAGAAGGGTGAGAGGTTTGGGGTTGTCGGCCACATACCCCCCCACCTTCAGAAACCCGAGGACAGAAAGAAAGCGGCGAACTGGGACACCATCGTTGTGGATGTTGGCGCTGAGGGCAAGGAAGAAGCAGAGGAGATGGGTTTCCGCGTTGGAACCGTTGGCGAGTTCGCTCCGGCTTTTACTCAGCTAAACGAGAACAGGATTGCAACGCCATATCTCGACGACCGCGTTTGCCTCTACGCCATGATAGAGGCCGCCAAGGCCGTTGAGAACCACGAGGCAGACATCTACTTCGTCGCCTCCGTGCAGGAGGAGGTCGGTTTGAGGGGTGCTAGAGTTGCCAGCTATGCCATCGATCCCGAGATAGGCATTGCGATGGACGTCACCTTTGCCAAGCAGGTCGGCGACAAGGGCAAGATTGTGCCCAAGCTCGGTGGGGGCCCGGTCATGGACGTCGGCCCAAACATCAACCCCAAGGTTCGTGCCTTTGCCGACGAGGTTGCAAAGAAGTACAACATCCCACTCCAGGTGGAGGCATCTCCAAGACCGACAGGAACCGACGCCAACATAATGCAGATCAACAGGGAGGGCGTTGCAACTGCTGTCCTCAGCATACCGATACGCTACATGCACAGTCAGGTCGAAACTGCCGACCTGAGGGACATCGACAAGACCATCGAGTTTGCCAAGCACTTCCTTGAGGAACTCAGGCCAATGAACCTCATCCCGTGA
- a CDS encoding 30S ribosomal protein S3ae: MARANPRRRATAAKDKWKMKEWFVVYAPDFFGSKEIGLTPADEPEKVIGRVVETTLKDLTGDFTKGHVKLYFQVYDVKGQNAYTKFKGHTLARSYIRSLVRRRTTRVDGIFNITTKDGYKLRVMGMVIAYRRIQTSQERAIRRIIQDIIYKKAEELNFADFVLQSVNGQIASEIAKEARKIYPIKRAEIRKIKVLAEPEA; encoded by the coding sequence ATGGCAAGAGCTAATCCGAGAAGAAGGGCCACCGCGGCCAAGGATAAGTGGAAGATGAAAGAGTGGTTCGTCGTTTACGCTCCCGACTTCTTCGGGAGCAAGGAGATCGGCCTCACACCAGCTGACGAACCCGAAAAGGTCATAGGAAGGGTTGTTGAGACCACCCTGAAGGATCTCACCGGAGACTTCACCAAGGGCCACGTCAAGCTCTACTTCCAGGTCTACGACGTCAAGGGCCAGAACGCCTACACCAAGTTCAAGGGGCACACTCTGGCGCGCTCATACATCCGCTCGCTCGTCAGGAGGAGGACGACGCGCGTTGACGGGATATTCAACATCACAACCAAGGACGGTTACAAGCTGAGGGTCATGGGCATGGTCATCGCCTACAGGAGGATTCAGACCAGCCAGGAGAGGGCGATAAGGAGGATCATCCAGGACATCATATACAAGAAGGCAGAGGAGCTCAACTTCGCTGACTTCGTTCTCCAGTCGGTCAACGGCCAGATAGCTAGCGAAATAGCAAAGGAAGCGAGGAAGATCTACCCGATTAAGCGCGCCGAGATCCGGAAGATCAAGGTTCTGGCCGAACCGGAAGCCTGA
- a CDS encoding KEOPS complex subunit Pcc1, which yields MKIEAQAEITWRYGDEKTAKAVAEAVQVDNESMPAKLKKSLNVETRWVDGIVRTKIKYSGDIETLIKALDDLVFSVKIAEEIAEKV from the coding sequence GTGAAGATTGAGGCTCAGGCTGAGATCACCTGGAGGTACGGGGATGAGAAAACTGCGAAGGCCGTTGCCGAGGCTGTTCAGGTTGATAACGAGTCCATGCCAGCTAAACTAAAGAAAAGTTTAAATGTGGAAACCCGATGGGTTGATGGGATCGTAAGGACAAAGATTAAATACTCGGGGGATATTGAGACCCTCATCAAGGCTCTCGATGACCTTGTGTTTTCGGTCAAGATCGCCGAGGAAATCGCCGAAAAGGTGTGA
- a CDS encoding single-stranded-DNA-specific exonuclease RecJ translates to MDKNAFLERAREGAELIKMHIELGHTIRLVSHRDADGITAGAILAKAIAREGGSFQLSIVKQVSEELLKELAEERRDVYVFSDLGSGSIELIDKYLDFATVVVIDHHPPEREKFSVDSHLLVNPVPFGANSVRDLSGSGAAYFVAREMNRANRELAYIAIVGAVGDMQEIDGTFHGMNLDIIEDGKELGILEVRKELRLFGRESRPLRQMLAYATNPEIPEITGDERKAIEWLRARGFDPDKHYWQLREEEKKRLHDALVLHMIKHAVPKEMIDRLIGDVVISPLYPEGDVRHEAREFATLLNATGRLNAGTLGVAICLGDEEAYRKARKMLDDYKREQIEARKFIIQNWSMAEEGEHAYVFYAGKSIRDTLVGIAANIAINAGLADPEKPVVVIADSEEDENLVKGSARTTEKALAKGYHLGEALREVAEKLGGEGGGHAIAAGIRFPKERIDEFIKLFNEALAKQVAGGKDSED, encoded by the coding sequence GTGGATAAGAACGCCTTCTTGGAGCGGGCGAGAGAAGGGGCCGAACTCATCAAGATGCACATCGAGTTAGGACACACCATAAGGCTTGTCTCCCACCGCGACGCCGACGGCATAACAGCCGGAGCTATCCTGGCCAAGGCGATAGCAAGGGAAGGTGGCAGCTTTCAGCTCAGCATCGTGAAACAGGTAAGTGAGGAACTCCTCAAAGAGCTCGCCGAGGAGAGGAGAGATGTCTACGTATTCAGCGACCTCGGGAGCGGCTCAATCGAACTGATAGATAAGTACCTTGATTTTGCAACGGTTGTCGTTATCGACCACCACCCGCCCGAGAGGGAGAAGTTCTCAGTTGATTCACACCTTCTCGTCAACCCCGTACCGTTCGGCGCCAACAGCGTCCGCGACCTGAGCGGTTCAGGAGCCGCATACTTCGTGGCCAGGGAGATGAACCGGGCCAACAGGGAGCTGGCCTACATAGCCATTGTCGGTGCCGTCGGGGACATGCAGGAGATAGACGGAACCTTTCACGGGATGAACCTCGATATAATTGAGGACGGCAAAGAGCTCGGCATACTCGAGGTCAGGAAGGAGCTCCGTCTCTTCGGAAGGGAGAGCAGGCCCCTGAGACAGATGCTAGCATACGCCACCAACCCAGAGATACCTGAAATCACCGGGGACGAGAGAAAGGCCATAGAATGGCTCCGGGCGAGGGGCTTTGACCCCGACAAACACTACTGGCAGCTCCGCGAGGAGGAGAAGAAGAGACTTCACGATGCACTCGTTCTCCACATGATAAAGCACGCCGTCCCGAAGGAGATGATAGACCGGCTGATAGGCGACGTCGTAATCAGCCCACTCTACCCTGAAGGGGATGTGAGGCACGAGGCGAGGGAGTTCGCAACGCTCCTCAATGCTACGGGTCGGTTGAACGCTGGAACGCTTGGAGTTGCCATATGCCTCGGCGACGAGGAGGCCTACAGAAAGGCCCGGAAGATGCTCGACGATTACAAGAGGGAACAGATTGAGGCTAGGAAGTTCATAATCCAGAACTGGAGCATGGCTGAGGAAGGAGAGCACGCCTACGTTTTCTATGCCGGCAAGAGCATACGGGACACTCTGGTGGGCATAGCGGCCAACATAGCTATAAACGCCGGTCTGGCTGATCCCGAGAAGCCTGTGGTGGTCATAGCGGACAGCGAGGAGGATGAGAACCTCGTCAAGGGATCTGCCAGAACGACAGAGAAGGCTCTGGCCAAGGGCTATCATCTCGGGGAGGCCCTCAGGGAAGTTGCCGAGAAGCTCGGTGGTGAGGGCGGCGGTCACGCGATAGCGGCTGGGATACGCTTCCCCAAGGAAAGGATAGACGAGTTCATAAAGCTGTTCAACGAGGCTCTGGCAAAGCAAGTGGCCGGAGGAAAGGACAGTGAAGATTGA
- a CDS encoding 30S ribosomal protein S15 — MARMHARKRGKSGSKKPPRSAPPAWVEYTAEEVEALVVKLRKEGYSAAMIGTILRDQYGIPSVKLITGKKITKILEENGLAPEIPEDLMALIRKAVNLRKHLEQHPKDKHSRRGLQLTESKIRRLVKYYRRTGKLPAKWRYDPEQAKLLVR; from the coding sequence ATGGCAAGAATGCACGCGAGAAAGAGAGGTAAGTCAGGCTCGAAGAAGCCCCCAAGGAGCGCTCCCCCGGCGTGGGTCGAGTACACGGCGGAGGAGGTTGAGGCTCTGGTTGTAAAGCTCAGGAAGGAAGGTTACAGCGCGGCCATGATAGGGACGATTCTCCGTGACCAGTATGGAATACCCAGCGTCAAGCTGATAACAGGGAAGAAGATCACCAAGATCCTTGAGGAGAACGGCCTCGCACCTGAGATACCGGAGGATCTGATGGCCCTCATCAGAAAGGCAGTCAACCTCAGGAAGCACCTCGAACAGCACCCGAAGGACAAGCACTCCAGGAGGGGTCTCCAGCTCACCGAGAGCAAGATCAGGAGACTCGTTAAGTACTACAGGAGAACTGGAAAGTTGCCCGCCAAGTGGCGCTACGATCCGGAGCAGGCCAAGCTGCTCGTCCGCTGA
- a CDS encoding RNA-binding domain-containing protein translates to MEELFEEVELEAYVYPTEDIEKVKRAMLNLVPDLEFEAFDRGDYVILTGKTRSRKALSRLYELFRGQAILDTARSFLEEGYFGEEIIVKVNKQAAYAGVVNFNEESPLGPITIIIRTKNPRKLMKWLAPRTKDGVPIE, encoded by the coding sequence ATGGAGGAGCTGTTTGAGGAAGTCGAGCTTGAGGCGTACGTTTACCCGACCGAGGACATCGAGAAGGTAAAGAGGGCCATGCTGAACCTCGTGCCCGATTTAGAGTTCGAGGCCTTTGACCGGGGCGATTACGTAATACTCACGGGAAAGACGAGGAGCAGGAAAGCTCTCAGCAGGCTCTACGAGCTGTTCAGAGGGCAGGCGATACTCGACACGGCAAGGAGTTTCCTCGAGGAGGGCTACTTCGGCGAGGAGATAATCGTCAAGGTGAACAAGCAGGCGGCCTACGCGGGAGTTGTGAACTTCAACGAGGAGAGCCCGCTCGGCCCGATAACGATAATAATCCGCACGAAGAACCCGAGGAAGCTTATGAAGTGGCTCGCCCCGAGGACAAAGGACGGCGTGCCGATTGAGTGA
- a CDS encoding ZIP family metal transporter, which produces MLEGFIEGLAKYLLNLSGGSLIWVSFYAGLFVALMTSLGAMVALFAKKLPAEGVDFSLSFAAGVMIVASFTSLILPGIESAGFPPVALGIALGVLLIYAVDRLLPHEHLVRGYEGPKGMKEKLRKVWLLVFALIIHNLPEGLAVGTSLVYNLEVGLVTAIAIGIQDFPEGTVVSLPLAVIQKKSLGPVLIGVLSGLAEMVMVILGAVFFTSFAWTLPYGLGLAGGAMLYVTVKEMIPEIYKGEKSETLVTLGFFAGFYVMLLLDSALG; this is translated from the coding sequence ATGTTAGAAGGCTTCATCGAGGGACTCGCTAAGTACCTCCTCAACCTCAGCGGGGGAAGCCTGATATGGGTGTCATTCTACGCGGGCCTATTCGTCGCGCTCATGACGTCGCTCGGAGCGATGGTGGCGCTTTTCGCAAAAAAGCTCCCGGCTGAAGGCGTTGACTTCTCGCTCAGCTTCGCGGCCGGGGTTATGATTGTGGCTTCGTTCACCTCGCTCATTCTGCCGGGAATAGAGAGCGCCGGGTTTCCGCCCGTAGCCCTGGGAATAGCCCTCGGCGTCCTGCTGATTTACGCCGTTGACAGGCTTCTGCCCCACGAACACCTCGTCAGGGGCTACGAGGGTCCGAAGGGAATGAAGGAGAAGCTGAGAAAGGTCTGGCTCCTCGTTTTCGCGCTCATAATCCACAACCTGCCCGAGGGGTTGGCGGTTGGGACGTCCCTCGTCTACAACCTGGAGGTCGGCCTCGTTACGGCAATAGCGATAGGCATTCAGGACTTCCCCGAGGGAACCGTCGTCTCGCTCCCGCTCGCTGTCATACAGAAGAAGAGCCTCGGCCCTGTTCTCATCGGCGTCCTGAGCGGTTTGGCCGAGATGGTCATGGTAATCCTCGGCGCGGTCTTCTTCACTTCCTTCGCCTGGACGCTACCTTACGGCCTCGGCCTCGCAGGAGGGGCAATGCTCTACGTCACCGTCAAGGAGATGATTCCGGAGATATACAAGGGGGAGAAGAGCGAGACCCTCGTCACGCTGGGCTTCTTCGCGGGCTTCTACGTCATGCTCCTCCTCGATTCAGCCCTCGGATGA
- a CDS encoding dephospho-CoA kinase: MIVIVTGMPGSGKSRIVEEFEKRGFPSVSLGDIVREETVKRGLELTKENVAKVSIRLRQELGQNAVAKLAVGKVRVLLEKSPLVVIDGVRSLDEVGTFRGAFPEEKIIIVAVHTPPRLRFERLKARGRHDDPQTWEDFEERDWKELRFGIGGVIAMADHMLINDGSKEEYEKKVKTLVEKIIRGLNRGGA, encoded by the coding sequence ATGATAGTAATAGTCACTGGAATGCCCGGTTCAGGTAAGAGCAGGATTGTGGAGGAATTCGAGAAGAGGGGCTTTCCCAGCGTTTCTCTCGGCGACATCGTCCGCGAGGAGACCGTAAAGCGGGGCCTCGAGCTCACCAAGGAGAACGTCGCCAAGGTAAGTATAAGGTTGAGGCAGGAGCTCGGTCAGAACGCCGTTGCCAAGCTCGCGGTCGGGAAGGTGAGGGTTCTTTTGGAGAAGAGCCCGCTCGTGGTCATAGACGGCGTCCGTTCCCTCGACGAGGTGGGAACCTTTAGGGGGGCCTTTCCTGAGGAAAAAATCATCATCGTTGCTGTCCACACGCCACCAAGGCTCCGCTTCGAGAGGTTAAAGGCAAGAGGAAGGCACGACGACCCTCAAACTTGGGAGGACTTCGAGGAGAGGGACTGGAAGGAGCTCCGCTTTGGAATCGGTGGCGTTATAGCGATGGCCGACCACATGCTGATAAACGACGGCTCGAAGGAGGAGTACGAGAAGAAGGTAAAGACCCTCGTTGAGAAAATCATCCGAGGGCTGAATCGAGGAGGAGCATGA
- a CDS encoding ATP-dependent DNA helicase: MKVDELPVDERLKAVLKERGIEELYPPQAEALKSGALEGRNLVLAIPTASGKTLVSEIVMVNKLIQEGGKAVYLVPLKALAEEKYREFKEWEKLGLKVAATTGDYDSTDDWLGRYDIIVATAEKFDSLLRHGARWINDVKLVVADEVHLIGSYDRGATLEMILTHMLGRAQILALSATVGNAEELAEWLDASLVVSDWRPVQLRRGVFHLGTLIWEDGKVESYPENWYSLVVDAVKRGKGALVFVNTRRSAEKEALALSKLVSSHLTKPEKRALESLASQLEDNPTSEKLKRALRGGVAFHHAGLSRVERTLIEDAFREGLIKVITATPTLSAGVNLPSFRVIIRDTKRYAGFGWTDIPVLEIQQMMGRAGRPRYDKYGEAIIVARTDEPGKLMERYIRGKPEKLFSMLANEQAFRSQVLALITNFGIRSFPELVRFLERTFYAHQRKDLSSLEYKAKEVVYFLIENEFIDLDLEDRFIPLPFGKRTSQLYIDPLTAKKFKDAFPAIERNPNPFGIFQLIASTPDMATLTARRREMEDYLDLAYELEDKLYASIPYYEDSRFQGFLGQVKTAKVLLDWINEVPEARIYETYSIDPGDLYRLLELADWLMYSLIELYKLFEPKEEILNYLRDLHLRLRHGVREELLELVRLPNIGRKRARALYNAGFRSVEAIANAKPAELLAVEGIGAKILDGIYRHLGIEKRVTEEKPKRKGTLEDFLR; the protein is encoded by the coding sequence ATGAAGGTTGATGAACTTCCCGTTGACGAGAGGCTTAAGGCAGTCCTCAAGGAGAGGGGCATAGAGGAACTCTACCCACCGCAGGCGGAAGCATTGAAGAGCGGTGCCTTAGAGGGCAGAAACCTCGTTCTGGCAATCCCAACGGCGAGCGGAAAAACTCTCGTGAGCGAGATAGTTATGGTGAACAAGCTCATCCAAGAGGGGGGCAAGGCAGTCTACCTCGTCCCCCTCAAGGCCCTGGCGGAGGAGAAATACCGAGAGTTCAAGGAGTGGGAGAAGCTGGGTCTGAAGGTCGCGGCAACCACAGGAGACTACGACTCAACCGACGACTGGCTTGGGCGGTACGACATAATAGTCGCCACCGCCGAGAAGTTCGACTCCCTTCTCAGGCACGGCGCGAGGTGGATTAACGACGTTAAGCTCGTGGTTGCCGACGAGGTTCACCTAATAGGCTCCTACGACAGGGGAGCGACGCTCGAGATGATTCTGACGCACATGCTCGGCAGGGCGCAGATATTGGCCTTGAGCGCCACCGTCGGCAACGCGGAGGAGCTGGCTGAGTGGCTCGACGCTTCCCTCGTCGTCAGCGATTGGAGACCCGTTCAGCTGAGGCGAGGAGTTTTCCACCTCGGAACGCTAATCTGGGAGGATGGGAAGGTCGAGAGCTATCCCGAGAACTGGTACTCCCTCGTGGTCGATGCTGTGAAGAGGGGCAAGGGTGCCTTAGTTTTCGTCAACACGAGGCGCTCGGCTGAGAAAGAGGCTTTGGCGCTCTCGAAGCTGGTCTCAAGTCATCTTACCAAGCCTGAAAAGCGGGCCTTAGAAAGTCTCGCCAGTCAGCTTGAGGACAACCCCACGAGCGAGAAGTTAAAGCGGGCCCTCAGGGGCGGCGTTGCCTTCCATCATGCAGGGCTGAGCAGGGTTGAGAGAACCCTGATAGAGGACGCCTTTCGCGAGGGCCTAATTAAGGTAATCACAGCGACGCCGACCCTCTCGGCTGGGGTGAATTTACCTTCATTCAGAGTAATAATCCGCGACACCAAGCGCTACGCGGGCTTCGGCTGGACCGACATTCCCGTTCTGGAAATCCAGCAGATGATGGGTCGCGCTGGAAGGCCGAGGTACGACAAATACGGCGAGGCCATAATAGTGGCGAGAACAGACGAGCCCGGCAAGCTAATGGAGCGCTACATCCGCGGGAAGCCCGAGAAGCTCTTCTCGATGCTCGCCAACGAGCAGGCCTTCAGAAGTCAGGTTCTGGCTTTAATCACCAACTTTGGAATCAGGAGCTTCCCCGAGCTCGTACGCTTCCTTGAGAGGACTTTCTATGCCCACCAGAGGAAGGATTTGAGCTCGCTTGAGTACAAGGCGAAAGAGGTGGTCTACTTCCTAATAGAGAACGAGTTCATTGACCTGGACCTTGAGGACAGGTTTATTCCGTTGCCCTTTGGAAAGAGAACCTCCCAGCTCTACATAGACCCTCTCACGGCCAAGAAGTTCAAAGACGCCTTTCCTGCAATCGAACGGAACCCAAACCCCTTCGGGATCTTTCAGCTCATAGCCTCAACCCCCGACATGGCGACTTTAACGGCCAGAAGGCGCGAGATGGAGGACTACCTTGACCTGGCCTATGAGCTCGAGGACAAGCTCTACGCGAGCATACCCTACTACGAAGACTCGCGCTTCCAGGGCTTCCTCGGTCAGGTGAAGACTGCCAAGGTTCTCCTCGACTGGATTAACGAGGTTCCCGAGGCGAGGATTTACGAGACCTACTCGATAGACCCCGGCGACCTCTACAGGCTTCTTGAGCTTGCCGACTGGCTCATGTACTCGCTCATCGAGCTCTACAAGCTCTTCGAGCCGAAGGAGGAAATCCTGAACTACCTCCGCGACCTGCACCTTCGCCTGAGGCACGGGGTTAGAGAAGAGCTCCTCGAACTCGTCAGGTTGCCGAACATCGGAAGGAAGAGGGCGAGGGCTCTCTACAACGCGGGGTTTAGAAGCGTTGAGGCGATAGCGAACGCAAAACCTGCGGAGCTTTTGGCGGTCGAGGGAATAGGTGCCAAAATCCTCGACGGAATCTACCGCCACCTTGGAATCGAGAAGAGGGTAACGGAAGAAAAGCCAAAGCGAAAGGGGACTCTGGAGGACTTCCTCAGATAG
- a CDS encoding ABC transporter ATP-binding protein, with the protein MEPLLKVENLKKYFPVRGLFRTIGYVKAVDGVSFEINRGETFGLVGESGCGKTTTGRTILRLIEPTSGRIIFDGKDVTKLSGEEMKAFRRRAQIMFQDPYSSLNPRQTVFEIIMEPVRFHGIPVDDPEEFVIDLLESVGLNEMHLYRYPHEFSGGQRQRIALARLLALKPEFIVLDEPTSALDVSVQANILNMLKDLQKKYGFTYLFISHDLGVVKYMSHRMGVMYLGKLVEVGPAEKIFENPLHPYTQMLLSAIPVPDPELAQELKRKRMKIEGEPPSPINPPKGCRFHPRCPRVMDRCKKEEPPLVEVEKDHYVACWLYAKS; encoded by the coding sequence ATGGAACCCCTGCTCAAGGTTGAAAACCTTAAGAAGTACTTCCCCGTCAGGGGGCTCTTCCGGACCATAGGATACGTCAAGGCCGTCGATGGAGTAAGTTTTGAGATAAACAGAGGTGAAACCTTTGGGCTCGTCGGCGAGAGCGGATGTGGAAAGACCACAACGGGAAGAACAATCCTGAGGCTCATAGAACCAACGTCGGGAAGGATAATCTTTGACGGAAAGGACGTTACCAAGCTGAGCGGTGAGGAAATGAAGGCCTTCAGGAGGAGGGCCCAGATAATGTTTCAGGATCCGTACTCCTCCCTGAACCCCAGGCAGACTGTTTTTGAAATCATAATGGAACCCGTTCGCTTCCACGGGATACCTGTTGACGATCCGGAGGAGTTCGTTATAGACCTGCTCGAGAGCGTCGGTCTCAACGAGATGCACCTTTACCGCTATCCCCACGAATTCTCCGGAGGACAGAGGCAGAGAATAGCCCTCGCGAGGCTCTTGGCCCTCAAGCCAGAGTTCATTGTACTCGACGAGCCCACCTCTGCCCTAGACGTCTCGGTTCAGGCGAACATACTCAACATGCTCAAAGATCTCCAGAAGAAGTACGGGTTCACATACCTATTCATAAGTCACGACCTCGGTGTCGTCAAGTACATGAGCCACCGAATGGGCGTGATGTACCTCGGAAAGCTCGTTGAAGTCGGTCCAGCGGAGAAGATCTTTGAGAACCCACTGCATCCCTACACCCAGATGCTCCTGTCGGCGATTCCCGTTCCCGATCCGGAACTGGCGCAGGAACTCAAGAGGAAGCGGATGAAGATAGAGGGAGAACCTCCGAGCCCAATAAACCCGCCGAAGGGCTGCCGCTTCCACCCGAGATGTCCCAGGGTTATGGACAGGTGCAAGAAAGAGGAGCCTCCTCTGGTGGAGGTTGAGAAGGATCACTACGTCGCCTGCTGGCTTTACGCCAAATCATAA